A DNA window from Schistocerca gregaria isolate iqSchGreg1 chromosome 2, iqSchGreg1.2, whole genome shotgun sequence contains the following coding sequences:
- the LOC126331570 gene encoding uncharacterized protein LOC126331570: protein MHAMGLHSALAIKRQRKRREEQRRARERRFSTQSTESGLTSPHNSIASLDRQRGARRTAAHSKATGDAVGSKVVTSVGMMHIGVVFLVLGAFLLVSGLLPTDLTSWSTLPGGAWFNELSITGAFALFIGVFLVVLNRIISKREEDVLNEYVQRQLTRSRSGHRLVRDVETGCLTTRAQQRPRTTEDSAASTPDPEAAEPAPLHLPGAGLAGGGPASPRSPPLADGLLSPHHQLEQIAEEEPLPALAPYCEKGEDEARGRHGKDVCSNGSTTGGSLSPGSPSETQELLSARARFLNM, encoded by the exons ATGCACGCGATGGGGCTGCACTCGGCGCTGGCCATCAAGCGGCAGCGCAAGCGGCGCGAGGAGCAGCGGCGGGCGCGCGAGCGCCGCTTCAGCACGCAGAGCACCGAGTCGGGCCTCACGTCGCCGCACAACAGCATCGCCAGCCTGGACCGGCAGCGCGGCGCGCGCCGCACCGCCGCCCACTCCAAGGCCACCGGCGACGCCGTCGGCTCCAAG GTGGTGACGAGCGTGGGCATGATGCACATCGGCGTGGTGTTCCTGGTGCTGGGCGCCTTCCTGCTGGTGTCGGGGCTGCTGCCCACCGACCTCACCTCCTGGAGCACGCTGCCCGGCGGCGCCTGGTTCAACGAGCTGTCCATCACGGGCGCGTTCGCCCTCTTCATCGGCGTCTTCCTAGTCGTGCTGAACCGCATCATCTCGAAGCGCGAGGAGGACGTGCTGAACGAGTACGTGCAGCGCCAGCTGACGCGCTCGCGCTCGGGCCACCGGCTGGTGCGCGACGTGGAGACGGGCTGCCTGACGACGCGCGCGCAGCAGCGGCCGCGCAccaccgaggactcggccgcgtcgACGCCGGACCCCGAGGCGGCGGAGCCCGCGCCGCTGCACCTGCCGGGCGCCGGTCTGGCCGGCGGCGGGCCCGCCTCGCCGCGCTCGCCGCCGCTCGCCGACGGCCTGCTGTCGCCGCACCACCAGCTGGAGCAGATCGCCGAGGAGGAGCCGCTGCCCGCGCTCGCGCCCTACTGCGAGAAGGGCGAGGACGAGGCGCGCGGCCGCCACGGCAAGGACGTCTGCTCCAACGGCTCCACCACCGGCGGCAGCCTCAGCCCCGGGTCGCCGTCCGAGACGCAGGAGCTGCTGTCGGCGCGCGCGCGTTTCCTCAACATGTGA